Proteins encoded by one window of Scatophagus argus isolate fScaArg1 chromosome 8, fScaArg1.pri, whole genome shotgun sequence:
- the LOC124063672 gene encoding charged multivesicular body protein 4b → MSLLGKLFGGGKGGKGPSPQEAIQKLRETEEMLTKKQEFLEKKIEQELQIAKKNGTKNKRAALQALKRKKRYEKQLTQIDGTLSTIEFQREALENANTNTEVLKNLGFAAKAMKSAHENMDIDKVDDLMQDITEQQELAQEISDAISKPVGFGEEFDEDELLAELDELEQEELDKNLLEIGGSENVPLPNVPSTSLPSRPAKKEEDEDDMEDLQRWAMEAM, encoded by the exons ATGTCGTTGTTAGGTAAGCTAtttggaggaggaaaaggaggaaagggACCGAGCCCACAGGAGGCGATCCAAAAACTCCGAGAGACGGAGGAGATGCTAACGAAGAAACAGGAATTTCTAGAGAAAAAGATCGAACAGGAATTGCAAATTGCCAAGAAAAACGGCACGAAAAATAAAAGAG cGGCTCTGCAGgctttgaaaagaaagaagcgGTATGAGAAACAGCTCACCCAGATTGACGGCACGCTGTCGACCATCGAGTTCCAGAGAGAGGCTCTGGAGAACGCCAACACCAACACTGAAGTGCTCAAGAACTTGGGCTTTGCTGCCAAAGCCATGAAGTCTGCCCATGAAAACAT GGACATTGACAAGGTGGACGACCTGATGCAGGATattacagagcagcaggagctggCCCAGGAAATCTCTGACGCCATCTCTAAACCTGTTGGCTTTGGAGAGGAGTTTGATGAG gaTGAGCTTTTGGCAGAGCTGGATGAGCTGGAACAGGAGGAGCTGGACAAAAATCTGCTGGAGATCGGGGGATCAGAGAACGTCCCCCTCCCCAACGTGCCTTCAACTTCATTACCTTCCAGACCTG CCAAGAAAGAGGAAGACGAAGACGACATGGAGGACCTACAACGCTGGGCGATGGAGGCCATGTAG
- the LOC124063269 gene encoding serine/arginine-rich splicing factor 6-like isoform X1, translated as MPRVYIGRLSYHVREKDIQRFFSGYGKLMEIDLKNGYGFVEFEDNRDADDAVYELNGKELCGERVIVEHARGPRRDRDGYGGGYWGGGRSSGYSSRSRSGRDKYGPPVRTEYRLIVENLSSRCSWQDLKDFMRQAGEVTYADAHKERTNEGVIEFRSHSDMKRALDKLDGTDINGRKIRLVEDRPRRRRSYSGSRSRSRSRRRSRSRSRRSQRSRSSRSRSRSHSRSRSHSNKRRNHSRSRSGRKSGESKSRSRNRRSRSRSRKSKSRSRSRKSHSRSADRKSRSKSRSKVKSERDSRSRSKEIGGDKKSRSRSASPVENGKEARATKSASRSPSPQEEDRRSKSREKRSASRSKSRSRSRSRSRSASQD; from the exons atgcctCGTGTTTATATTGGACGACTCAGCTATCATGTTCGCGAAAAAGACATTCAGCGATTTTTCAGCGGGTATGGGAAGTTGATGGAAATTGACCTGAAAAACGG CTATGGATTCGTGGAGTTCGAGGATAACCGAGATGCGGACGATGCCGTGTACGAGCTGAACGGGAAGGAGCTGTGCGGGGAGCGAGTGATCGTCGAACATGCCCGGGGGCCGCGGCGAGACCGAGATGGCTATGGTGGGGGTTACTGGGGTGGTGGGCGCA GTAGCGGTTACAGCAGCCGGAGCCGTTCCGGCAGGGATAAGTATGGACCCCCAGTCCGTACGGAGTACCGCCTCATCGTGGAAAACTTGTCCAGCCGCTGTAGTTGGCAGGACCTGAAG GATTTCATGCGTCAGGCAGGAGAGGTAACTTATGCAGATGCCCACAAGGAGCGCACAAATGAGGGAGTGATTGAGTTTAGGTCCCATTCTGACATGAAGAGGGCTCTGGACAAACTGGATGGCACAGACATCAACGGACGCAAGATTCGTCTGGTGGAGGACCGACCTCGCCGGCGAAGGTCTTACTCTGGCAGCCGATCCAG ATCTCGCAGTCGTCGTCGCTCCCGCAGCAGGAGCCGTAGGAGCCAGAGAAGCAGGAGCTCCAGGAGTCGCTCCAGATCCCACTCCAG GTCCCGTTCCCATAGCAACAAGAGACGTAATCATTCCCGCTCCAGATCTGGAAGGAAGTCAGGAGAAAGCAAATCACGTTCTCGCAATCGCAGGTCTCGTTCTCGATCCCGCAAATCCAAGTCCCGTTCTCGTTCACGCAAATCCCACTCCCGTTCAGCTGACCGCAAATCCCGTTCGAAGAGCCGTTCAAAGGTAAAGTCGGAGCGGGATTCTCGCAGTAGATCCAAGGAGATAGGTGGTGACAAGAAATCCCGTAGTCGTTCAGCTTCTCCAGTGGAGAACGGGAAGGAAGCACGTGCCACCAAATCTGCCTCTCGCTCCCCATCCCCACAGGAGGAGGACCGCCGATCCAAGTCAAGGGAGAAACGTTCAGCTTCCCGCTCAAAGTCCCGTTCAAGGTCTCGCTCACGGTCTAGATCAGCTTCTCAGGATTAG
- the l3mbtl1 gene encoding lethal(3)malignant brain tumor-like protein 1 isoform X2 produces the protein MSAKVNMEAPPKEPGRTTLEPSSSSPSDNVLICGSDSVAKKAQPQAHTTTAFLLPAPAPGHQKIEVTPAVAVGDPGKAGRANETATPTLTAQVGGACSIVHVLEWKEGMAILPSSNLKFCVSDVGTLSTLITPGTPSSTTEPTAGTSERSTDAESAPADKPVLAPVISVRGASVEPERFVSVKPEVQVGAGQQNHEPRAQRTYTEELRREPITDKRSIGIEKVPAGGRVSSLNPDHLKPMRKRKRKEYLSPSEEDSDIDGTDEKMDDSKAESRHIRGAGDSKTEQWTWAQYLDECKAVAAPNKLFQESQRVPTVKNGFKQGMKLEGIDPQHPSMYFVLTVAEVCGYRLRLHFDGYSDCHDFWVNANSPDIHPAGWCESTGHKLHTPKGCKEDEFTWTNYLRMTKAQVASKELFASPGRIDVKCSFEIGMKLEAVDRMNPSLICVATVTDVVDDRFLVHFDNWDDTYDYWCDSSSPYIHPIGWCQERNLPLTPPQDYPDQGRFSWSLYLEETGAKAVPADAFKVRAPHSFQPQMKLEAVDKRSPGLIRVATVEEVDTHRIKVHYDGWSHVYDEWMDSDHPDIHPAGWCEATGHPLKVPPRDTKTQQPHGVREPPATGQSTYPSSVPCKPISHPRTNKYSFHNRKCPTPGCDGSGHVTGRFTAHHCISGCPLAERNQGRLKAELSDSECKRNLFFGQRTKKTHYRGRIGRPPKYRKNQQRDYQNMSSEGVYPSLFMSALSSQSDRTLSLCWEQHCKLLPGVQGIHANQVAAWSVEEVFRFVQNLIGCEEQARLFKEEMIDGEAFLLLTQTDIVKIMSIKLGPALKISNAILMFKSTDEGLK, from the exons ATGAGTGCCAAAGTGAACATGGAGGCTCCTCCCAAAGAACCTGGTCGCACCACTTTGGAGCCATCCTCTTCGTCCCCCAGTGACAATGTCCTCATCTGTGGGAGTGACAGTGTGGCCAAGAAGGCTCAGCCCCAGGCCCACACCACCACAGCTTTCCTCCTGCCAG CTCCTGCTCCAGGCCATCAGAAGATAGAGGTGACTCCAGCTGTTGCTGTGGGTGACCCAGGTAAAGCAGGCAGGGCCAATGAGACGGCCACACCCACCCTGACAGCACAGGTGGGCGGGGCCTGTAGCATCGTTCATGTTCTAGAGTGGAAGGAAGGGATGGCCATCCTGCCCAGCAGCAACCTCAAG TTCTGTGTGAGTGACGTAGGAACACTGAGCACACTGATCACCCCAGGGACCCCCAGCAGCACCACTGAACCAACAGCCGGGACTTCTGAGAGATCTACTGATGCAGAAAGTGCTCCAGCAGACAAGCCAG TGCTGGCTCCTGTCATCTCTGTGAGAGGCGCATCTGTGGAGCCTGAGCGGTTTGTGTCGGTGAAACCTGAAGTCCAGGTTGGGGCGGGACAACAGAACCACGAGCCCAGAGCTCAGAGGACCTATACAGAGGAGCTACGCAGAGAGCCCATCACTGACAA GAGGAGTATCGGGATAGAGAAGGTGCCAGCAGGCGGGAGGGTCTCCTCCCTTAACCCTGATCACCTGAAACccatgaggaagaggaagaggaaggaataCCTGAGTCCCTCCGAGGAGGACTCTGACATTGATGGCACG GATGAAAAAATGGATGATTCAAAAGCAGAGAGCAGGCACATCAGAGGAG CTGGAGACAGTAAGACGGAGCAGTGGACGTGGGCTCAGTATCTTGATGAATGCAAAGCTGTTGCTGCGCCCAACAAGCTTTTCCAAGAG TCCCAGAGAGTGCCAACAGTGAAGAACGGCTTTAAACAGGGGATGAAGCTGGAAGGCATCGACCCACAGCACCCATCCATGTACTTCGTCCTCACTGTGGCCGAG GTCTGTGGTTACCGGCTTCGGCTCCATTTTGACGGCTACTCTGACTGCCACGACTTTTGGGTGAATGCCAACTCCCCCGACATCCACCCTGCAGGGTGGTGCGAGAGCACAGGACACAAACTGCACACTCCCAAAG GCTGTAAAGAGGATGAGTTTACCTGGACCAACTACCTGAGAATGACTAAAGCACAAGTGGCTTCCAAAGAACTCTTTGCCAGTCCTGGGAGG ATCGATGTCAAGTGCAGTTTTGAGATAGGAATGAAGCTGGAGGCCGTCGACCGTATGAACCCCTCCCTCATCTGTGTAGCAACCGTCACTGACGTGGTGGACGACCGTTTCTTGGTTCATTTTGACAACTGGGATGACACATACGACTACTG gtGTGATTCCAGCAGTCCGTACATTCACCCTATTGGTTGGTGCCAGGAGAGGAACCTCCCACTAACTCCACCCCAAG ATTACCCAGACCAGGGCCGGTTCTCTTGGTCTCTGTACCTGGAGGAGACTGGTGCCAAGGCGGTGCCTGCTGATGCATTTAAAGTG CGTGCGCCGCACAGCTTCCAGCCTCAGATGAAGCTGGAGGCCGTGGACAAGAGAAGTCCTGGTCTGATCAGAGTTGCTACAGTGGAGGAGGTCGACACTCATCGCATTAAG GTCCATTATGATGGCTGGAGTCATGTCTATGATGAGTGGATGGATTCAGATCACCCCGACATCCACCCAGCAGGCTGGTGTGAGGCAACTGGTCACCCACTCAAAGTTCCACCACGGGAtaccaaaacacagcagccacacG GTGTGAGGGAGCCTCCTGCTACGGGCCAGTCCACTTACCCCTCCTCTGTTCCCTGTAAACCCATCAGTCACCCCAGGACCAACAAGTACAGCTTCCACAACAG gaagtgtccAACTCCTGGCTGTGATGGTTCCGGCCATGTAACTGGTCGTTTCACTGCACATCACTGTATTTCTGGCTGCCCATTGGCTGAGCGTAACCAGGGCAGGCTGAAGGCCGAATTGTCAGACTCAGAGTGCAAGAGGAACCTCTTTTTTGGCCAAAGAACCAAGAAGACCCATTACCGTGGCAG GATTGGCCGTCCTCCCAAATACAGGAAGAACCAGCAGAGGGACTACCAGA ACATGTCCTCAGAGGGCGTGTATCCATCACTGTTCATGTCAGCTCTGAGCAGTCAATCTGACAggactctgtctctgtgctgggAGCAGCACTGCAAGCTGCTGCCAGGCGTTCAGGGCATTCATGCCAATCAGGTGGCAGCATGGAGCGTCGAAGAG GTCTTCAGGTTTGTCCAGAATCTAATTGGCTGTGAAGAACAGGCTCGTCTCTTCAAAGAAGAG ATGATTGACGGGGAGGCCTTCCTGCTGCTGACCCAGACTGACATCGTGAAGATCATGAGCATCAAGCTCGGACCTGCACTCAAGATCTCAAACGCCATTCTCATGTTCAAGAGCACAGACGAGGGACTCAAGTGA
- the LOC124063269 gene encoding serine/arginine-rich splicing factor 6-like isoform X2 — MPRVYIGRLSYHVREKDIQRFFSGYGKLMEIDLKNGYGFVEFEDNRDADDAVYELNGKELCGERVIVEHARGPRRDRDGYGSGYSSRSRSGRDKYGPPVRTEYRLIVENLSSRCSWQDLKDFMRQAGEVTYADAHKERTNEGVIEFRSHSDMKRALDKLDGTDINGRKIRLVEDRPRRRRSYSGSRSRSRSRRRSRSRSRRSQRSRSSRSRSRSHSRSRSHSNKRRNHSRSRSGRKSGESKSRSRNRRSRSRSRKSKSRSRSRKSHSRSADRKSRSKSRSKVKSERDSRSRSKEIGGDKKSRSRSASPVENGKEARATKSASRSPSPQEEDRRSKSREKRSASRSKSRSRSRSRSRSASQD; from the exons atgcctCGTGTTTATATTGGACGACTCAGCTATCATGTTCGCGAAAAAGACATTCAGCGATTTTTCAGCGGGTATGGGAAGTTGATGGAAATTGACCTGAAAAACGG CTATGGATTCGTGGAGTTCGAGGATAACCGAGATGCGGACGATGCCGTGTACGAGCTGAACGGGAAGGAGCTGTGCGGGGAGCGAGTGATCGTCGAACATGCCCGGGGGCCGCGGCGAGACCGAGATGGCTATG GTAGCGGTTACAGCAGCCGGAGCCGTTCCGGCAGGGATAAGTATGGACCCCCAGTCCGTACGGAGTACCGCCTCATCGTGGAAAACTTGTCCAGCCGCTGTAGTTGGCAGGACCTGAAG GATTTCATGCGTCAGGCAGGAGAGGTAACTTATGCAGATGCCCACAAGGAGCGCACAAATGAGGGAGTGATTGAGTTTAGGTCCCATTCTGACATGAAGAGGGCTCTGGACAAACTGGATGGCACAGACATCAACGGACGCAAGATTCGTCTGGTGGAGGACCGACCTCGCCGGCGAAGGTCTTACTCTGGCAGCCGATCCAG ATCTCGCAGTCGTCGTCGCTCCCGCAGCAGGAGCCGTAGGAGCCAGAGAAGCAGGAGCTCCAGGAGTCGCTCCAGATCCCACTCCAG GTCCCGTTCCCATAGCAACAAGAGACGTAATCATTCCCGCTCCAGATCTGGAAGGAAGTCAGGAGAAAGCAAATCACGTTCTCGCAATCGCAGGTCTCGTTCTCGATCCCGCAAATCCAAGTCCCGTTCTCGTTCACGCAAATCCCACTCCCGTTCAGCTGACCGCAAATCCCGTTCGAAGAGCCGTTCAAAGGTAAAGTCGGAGCGGGATTCTCGCAGTAGATCCAAGGAGATAGGTGGTGACAAGAAATCCCGTAGTCGTTCAGCTTCTCCAGTGGAGAACGGGAAGGAAGCACGTGCCACCAAATCTGCCTCTCGCTCCCCATCCCCACAGGAGGAGGACCGCCGATCCAAGTCAAGGGAGAAACGTTCAGCTTCCCGCTCAAAGTCCCGTTCAAGGTCTCGCTCACGGTCTAGATCAGCTTCTCAGGATTAG
- the l3mbtl1 gene encoding lethal(3)malignant brain tumor-like protein 1 isoform X1 codes for MSAKVNMEAPPKEPGRTTLEPSSSSPSDNVLICGSDSVAKKAQPQAHTTTAFLLPAPAPGHQKIEVTPAVAVGDPGKAGRANETATPTLTAQVGGACSIVHVLEWKEGMAILPSSNLKFCVSDVGTLSTLITPGTPSSTTEPTAGTSERSTDAESAPADKPEVLAPVISVRGASVEPERFVSVKPEVQVGAGQQNHEPRAQRTYTEELRREPITDKRSIGIEKVPAGGRVSSLNPDHLKPMRKRKRKEYLSPSEEDSDIDGTDEKMDDSKAESRHIRGAGDSKTEQWTWAQYLDECKAVAAPNKLFQESQRVPTVKNGFKQGMKLEGIDPQHPSMYFVLTVAEVCGYRLRLHFDGYSDCHDFWVNANSPDIHPAGWCESTGHKLHTPKGCKEDEFTWTNYLRMTKAQVASKELFASPGRIDVKCSFEIGMKLEAVDRMNPSLICVATVTDVVDDRFLVHFDNWDDTYDYWCDSSSPYIHPIGWCQERNLPLTPPQDYPDQGRFSWSLYLEETGAKAVPADAFKVRAPHSFQPQMKLEAVDKRSPGLIRVATVEEVDTHRIKVHYDGWSHVYDEWMDSDHPDIHPAGWCEATGHPLKVPPRDTKTQQPHGVREPPATGQSTYPSSVPCKPISHPRTNKYSFHNRKCPTPGCDGSGHVTGRFTAHHCISGCPLAERNQGRLKAELSDSECKRNLFFGQRTKKTHYRGRIGRPPKYRKNQQRDYQNMSSEGVYPSLFMSALSSQSDRTLSLCWEQHCKLLPGVQGIHANQVAAWSVEEVFRFVQNLIGCEEQARLFKEEMIDGEAFLLLTQTDIVKIMSIKLGPALKISNAILMFKSTDEGLK; via the exons ATGAGTGCCAAAGTGAACATGGAGGCTCCTCCCAAAGAACCTGGTCGCACCACTTTGGAGCCATCCTCTTCGTCCCCCAGTGACAATGTCCTCATCTGTGGGAGTGACAGTGTGGCCAAGAAGGCTCAGCCCCAGGCCCACACCACCACAGCTTTCCTCCTGCCAG CTCCTGCTCCAGGCCATCAGAAGATAGAGGTGACTCCAGCTGTTGCTGTGGGTGACCCAGGTAAAGCAGGCAGGGCCAATGAGACGGCCACACCCACCCTGACAGCACAGGTGGGCGGGGCCTGTAGCATCGTTCATGTTCTAGAGTGGAAGGAAGGGATGGCCATCCTGCCCAGCAGCAACCTCAAG TTCTGTGTGAGTGACGTAGGAACACTGAGCACACTGATCACCCCAGGGACCCCCAGCAGCACCACTGAACCAACAGCCGGGACTTCTGAGAGATCTACTGATGCAGAAAGTGCTCCAGCAGACAAGCCAG AAGTGCTGGCTCCTGTCATCTCTGTGAGAGGCGCATCTGTGGAGCCTGAGCGGTTTGTGTCGGTGAAACCTGAAGTCCAGGTTGGGGCGGGACAACAGAACCACGAGCCCAGAGCTCAGAGGACCTATACAGAGGAGCTACGCAGAGAGCCCATCACTGACAA GAGGAGTATCGGGATAGAGAAGGTGCCAGCAGGCGGGAGGGTCTCCTCCCTTAACCCTGATCACCTGAAACccatgaggaagaggaagaggaaggaataCCTGAGTCCCTCCGAGGAGGACTCTGACATTGATGGCACG GATGAAAAAATGGATGATTCAAAAGCAGAGAGCAGGCACATCAGAGGAG CTGGAGACAGTAAGACGGAGCAGTGGACGTGGGCTCAGTATCTTGATGAATGCAAAGCTGTTGCTGCGCCCAACAAGCTTTTCCAAGAG TCCCAGAGAGTGCCAACAGTGAAGAACGGCTTTAAACAGGGGATGAAGCTGGAAGGCATCGACCCACAGCACCCATCCATGTACTTCGTCCTCACTGTGGCCGAG GTCTGTGGTTACCGGCTTCGGCTCCATTTTGACGGCTACTCTGACTGCCACGACTTTTGGGTGAATGCCAACTCCCCCGACATCCACCCTGCAGGGTGGTGCGAGAGCACAGGACACAAACTGCACACTCCCAAAG GCTGTAAAGAGGATGAGTTTACCTGGACCAACTACCTGAGAATGACTAAAGCACAAGTGGCTTCCAAAGAACTCTTTGCCAGTCCTGGGAGG ATCGATGTCAAGTGCAGTTTTGAGATAGGAATGAAGCTGGAGGCCGTCGACCGTATGAACCCCTCCCTCATCTGTGTAGCAACCGTCACTGACGTGGTGGACGACCGTTTCTTGGTTCATTTTGACAACTGGGATGACACATACGACTACTG gtGTGATTCCAGCAGTCCGTACATTCACCCTATTGGTTGGTGCCAGGAGAGGAACCTCCCACTAACTCCACCCCAAG ATTACCCAGACCAGGGCCGGTTCTCTTGGTCTCTGTACCTGGAGGAGACTGGTGCCAAGGCGGTGCCTGCTGATGCATTTAAAGTG CGTGCGCCGCACAGCTTCCAGCCTCAGATGAAGCTGGAGGCCGTGGACAAGAGAAGTCCTGGTCTGATCAGAGTTGCTACAGTGGAGGAGGTCGACACTCATCGCATTAAG GTCCATTATGATGGCTGGAGTCATGTCTATGATGAGTGGATGGATTCAGATCACCCCGACATCCACCCAGCAGGCTGGTGTGAGGCAACTGGTCACCCACTCAAAGTTCCACCACGGGAtaccaaaacacagcagccacacG GTGTGAGGGAGCCTCCTGCTACGGGCCAGTCCACTTACCCCTCCTCTGTTCCCTGTAAACCCATCAGTCACCCCAGGACCAACAAGTACAGCTTCCACAACAG gaagtgtccAACTCCTGGCTGTGATGGTTCCGGCCATGTAACTGGTCGTTTCACTGCACATCACTGTATTTCTGGCTGCCCATTGGCTGAGCGTAACCAGGGCAGGCTGAAGGCCGAATTGTCAGACTCAGAGTGCAAGAGGAACCTCTTTTTTGGCCAAAGAACCAAGAAGACCCATTACCGTGGCAG GATTGGCCGTCCTCCCAAATACAGGAAGAACCAGCAGAGGGACTACCAGA ACATGTCCTCAGAGGGCGTGTATCCATCACTGTTCATGTCAGCTCTGAGCAGTCAATCTGACAggactctgtctctgtgctgggAGCAGCACTGCAAGCTGCTGCCAGGCGTTCAGGGCATTCATGCCAATCAGGTGGCAGCATGGAGCGTCGAAGAG GTCTTCAGGTTTGTCCAGAATCTAATTGGCTGTGAAGAACAGGCTCGTCTCTTCAAAGAAGAG ATGATTGACGGGGAGGCCTTCCTGCTGCTGACCCAGACTGACATCGTGAAGATCATGAGCATCAAGCTCGGACCTGCACTCAAGATCTCAAACGCCATTCTCATGTTCAAGAGCACAGACGAGGGACTCAAGTGA
- the eif2s2 gene encoding eukaryotic translation initiation factor 2 subunit 2, with protein MSGDEMIFDPNMTKKKKKKKKPFMLDEDGGEGMGGEEAKEVEAKEAEPEAGEDRELDLDDEDGRKKEPSDDLNDLNFFNQKKKKKKPKKVFDNDIEEGLKELKIEGEQMEVLEEDNLDLMLPTKKKKSKKVDFDDGETLEKDDTLEDDEGKNNDGISFSSSTGPAWAGSERDYTYDELLNRVFNIMREKNPDMVAGEKRKFVMKPPQVVRVGTKKTSFVNFTDICKLLHRQPKHLLAFLLAELGTSGSIDGNNQLVIKGRFQQKQIENVLRRYIKEYVTCHTCRSPETILQKDTRLYFLQCETCHSRCSVASIKTGFQAVTGKRAQLRAKAN; from the exons ATGTCAGGAGACGAG ATGATTTTCGATCCCAACAtgaccaagaagaagaagaagaagaagaagccctTCATGCTGGAtgaggatggaggagaagggATGGGAGGAGAAGAGGCTAAAGAGGTGGAGGCAAAGGAAGCAGAACCAGAGGCTGGAGAAGACAGGGAGCTTGATCTAGATGATGAAGATGGCAGGAAGAAAG AGCCGTCTGATGATTTGAATGACTTGAACTTCttcaaccaaaagaaaaagaagaaaaagcccAAAAAAGTATTTGACAATGATATCGAGGAGGGATTAAAG GAGCTGAAAATTGAAGGAGAGCAGATGGAGGTGCTGGAGGAAGACAACCTAGACCTGATGCTTCCTACCAAAAAGAAGAAGTCAAAGAAAGTGGACTTTGATGATGGAGAGACACTGGAGAAGGATGACA CGCTGGAAGATGATGAGGGAAAGAATAATGATGGAATCTCATTCAGCTCCTCCACAGGACCGGCCTGGGCTGGCTCTGAAAGAGACTACACTTATGATGAG CTTCTGAATCGAGTCTTCAACATCATGAGAGAGAAGAACCCGGACATGGTGgctggagagaagagaaagttCGTCATGAAGCCTCCTCAGGTGGTCCGAGTGGGAACCAAGAAAACCTCCTTCGTCAACTTCACAGACATCTGCAAACT GTTGCATCGTCAGCCTAAACATCTCCTCGCTTTCCTGTTGGCTGAGCTGGGAACAAG TGGTTCTATAGATGGAAATAACCAGCTTGTGATCAAAGGCAGATTTCAGCAGAAACAGATAGAAAATGTGTTGAGAAGATATATCA AGGAATATGTGACGTGTCACACCTGCCGCTCCCCAGAGACCATCCTGCAGAAGGACACTCGCCTCTATTTCCTGCAGTGTGAAACGTGCCACTCCCGCTGCTCCGTCGCCAGCATCAAGACCGGTTTCCAGGCTGTGACGGGCAAGAGGGCGCAGCTCCGCGCCAAAGCCAACTAA